The genomic window GTTCATGCATGACCAATGTGgtcacaagatttttttttttttgtctagtctGCATAGTGCATGGTTCATAGAGAAACCAATGAACTGAATAGAACAGACGTTTGCAGTTTAATCTCCGGATAATTTTGTATTCCTGAAATCAGGTCTTCCACGTGCAAGTTTTCCCTTTCATATGTGCAAAGTGAACTGGCtgaatatttcaaatttcattatGGATAAACATGTTTAAGATTGGAGTAAGAGATTAACATCTTCAGATGCTCTATGCTTTCTGGTTCAGTATTGTTTACCGAACATGTTATATTCATCGTGTTAATTTTAATCTAATTATTGCTTTACATGCCACAGGCTTTGCGGAGGAATGACACAGCTGATAAGTTCCAACAAATAACCGAAAAAATTGACGCTGCATTGAGTGATATTTCATACAACAAACTTGAGATATCAGAGGAAGTTCAAGAACAGGTAGTTTTATTGTACATACATTAGAAGGAGACCGACAATACCATATGAAATTCCACGGCATTTCAAACTTCTACATTGATATTCCCTTGTGATTTTGAATTTATGTAAGGCATTATTTTTGGCAAGGATAAGGGGAAGCATCAATctgataattaattatttttcaactGTTTTATTCTTTTTCAGATTGAACTGGTTCATGCTCAGTTCAAAAGAGCCAAAGCTCAAACAGAATTCGCTGATTTACAACTAGACTTAGATATGGCAGTAGCTCAGAAAGAAAAAGACCCTGATCCTGCCATACTCAAACGACTTTCCGAGAAGTTGCAGCTGAGGACTATAAATGATCTAAAGAAAGAATCTAGTGAACTACACGAATTGGTCATAACAAGTGATGGAGAACTAGGTGACAGTTTTGAAGCGGTCTCATCCCTTCTTAGGAAACTGAAGGATTGCGTGCTCATAGATAATCCCGAGGTTGCTTCCTATGAGAGTGAGCAAGTGTCAATTAAACATCGGTCTCCTGTAATCCCAGATGACTTTCGATGTCCTATATCTCTTGAACTAATGAAAGATCCTGTAATTGTCTCTACCGGTcaggtattattattattcatgaTTGTTTTTGTCCGAGACATTGTTCTAATGGTGTCAGTTATGATTATTGATAAAATTCTTACTTTCTTTTGGCAGACATATGAAAGATCCTGCATTCAAAAATGGCTTGATGCTGGTCACAGAACCTGCCCGAAAACACAGCAAACACTTTTGCATACAGCCCTTACTCCTAACTATGTTTTGAAGAGTCTGATTGGTTTATGGTGTGAAAGCAATGGTGTTGAACTACCAAAGAAGCAAGGAAGCTGTAAAACAAAGAAATCTGGAACAAGTCTTTCCGATTGTGACAGAACTGCTATCAAAGCTTTATTAGATAAACTAACAAGCAACGATATTGAACAGCAAAGGGCAGCTGCTGGTGAGCTCCGGTTGCTGGCCAAGAGGAATGCAGATAACAGAGTATGTATCGCCGAGGCAGGAGCAATACCGCTTCTCGTAGAGTTATTGTCTTCCACAGATCCTCGAACTCAGGAGCATGCTGTTACAGCACTTCTCAATCTTTCCATCAACGAGAGTAACAAAGGAACTATAGTAAATGCAGGAGCTATACCGGATATTGTAGATGTACTGAAAAACGGCAGCATGGAAGCTAGAGAAAACGCAGCGGCAACTCTTTTCAGCTTATCCGTCCTAGACGAGAACAAAGTCGCGATAGGTGCAGCAGGAGCTATCCCGGCTCTTATAAAGCTACTTTGTGAAGGTACACCGAGAGGCAAAAAAGATGCTGCTACTGCAATATTTAATCTTTGTATTTATCAGGGAAACAAAGCTAGAGCTGTAAAAGCGGGGATAGTTGCTGCATTGATACGGTTTATGAAGGATGCGGGAGGTGGGATGGTTGACGAAGCGCTAGCCATAATGGCAATCCTTGCAAGCCATCACGAAGGCAGGATAGCAATCACTCAGGCCGATCCAATCCCTATTTTAGTTGAGATTATACGAACTGGATCACCGCGTAACCGGGAGAATGCTGCTGCTGTTTTGTGGTCAGTATGCACGGGAGATTTCCTGCAATTGAAACTAGCAAAGGAACATGGAGCAGTAGAAGCAC from Trifolium pratense cultivar HEN17-A07 linkage group LG1, ARS_RC_1.1, whole genome shotgun sequence includes these protein-coding regions:
- the LOC123919790 gene encoding U-box domain-containing protein 14 yields the protein MGGSENSKAMVVGHLADSIREISGLPECQNVCKKMYGNLIRRVKLLSPLFEELKDCDESLSDEQLQAFESLRVALDFTMILLKSVNHGSKLYQALRRNDTADKFQQITEKIDAALSDISYNKLEISEEVQEQIELVHAQFKRAKAQTEFADLQLDLDMAVAQKEKDPDPAILKRLSEKLQLRTINDLKKESSELHELVITSDGELGDSFEAVSSLLRKLKDCVLIDNPEVASYESEQVSIKHRSPVIPDDFRCPISLELMKDPVIVSTGQTYERSCIQKWLDAGHRTCPKTQQTLLHTALTPNYVLKSLIGLWCESNGVELPKKQGSCKTKKSGTSLSDCDRTAIKALLDKLTSNDIEQQRAAAGELRLLAKRNADNRVCIAEAGAIPLLVELLSSTDPRTQEHAVTALLNLSINESNKGTIVNAGAIPDIVDVLKNGSMEARENAAATLFSLSVLDENKVAIGAAGAIPALIKLLCEGTPRGKKDAATAIFNLCIYQGNKARAVKAGIVAALIRFMKDAGGGMVDEALAIMAILASHHEGRIAITQADPIPILVEIIRTGSPRNRENAAAVLWSVCTGDFLQLKLAKEHGAVEALQGLSENGTDRAKRKAGSILELLQRMEGEDSMQNS